A window of Actinomycetota bacterium genomic DNA:
GGAGGACCACATCCAGGTCACCGAGCTCACCCTGGACCGGGCCAAGCGCCTGGTGGAGCTGGGCAATGACGTGGTGATCCTGCTGGACGGCATCACCCGGCTCTCCCGGGCCTACAACCTGGCGACGCCGGCGTCCGGGCGCATCCTCTCCGGCGGTGTCGACTCGACGGCCCTCTACCCGCCCAAGCGGTTCTTCGGTGCCGCCCGCAACATCGAGGAGGGCGGGAGCCTGACCATCATCGCCACCGCCCTGGTGGATACCGGGTCCCGGATGGACGAGGTGATCTTCGAGGAGTTCAAGGGAACGGGCAACTGGGAGCTGCGCCTCGACCGGCGGGCCGCCGAGAAGCGGATCTTCCCCGCCATCGACATCCAGGGCTCCGGCACCCGCAAGGAGGAGCTGCTGCTCTCCTCGGATGAGCTCGCCCTGGTGTGGAAGCTGCGCCGGGTCCTGCACGCCCTGGAGGGCGTGGCCGCCCTGGAGCTGCTGGTGGACAAGATGCGCCAGACCAAGGGCAACATGCAGTTCCTGCGGGAGATCTCCAAGGTGACGATCGGCGACTGACCGCTGCGCCCGGGCCCGAGCTACCATTGGCGCGACCTGCACGGACAACGAAGAGAGGCATCCCATGAAAACCGGCATCCACCCCGACTACACCATCGCCACGGTGCGGTGCTCGTGCGGGGCAACGTTCCAGACCCGCTCCACCAAGCCCGAGCTCAAGGTGGAGATCTGCTCGCAGTGCCATCCCTTCTACACCGGCAAGCAGAAGCTGGTCGACACCGGTGGGCGGGTGGAGCGCTTCGAGAAGAAGTACGGGCGGCGCGCACCCCGGGCCTAGTCCCGAGTCCCGCGGTCCCCGCCGTGGCCAGCCGCTACCCGATCGGGGGCCAGGCGCTCCTGGAGGGCGTGATGATGCGCGGCCCCCGGTCCTGGTCGGTGGCGGTGCGCACGCCCGACGGGGCCATCGCCGCCTCGGCCTACCCGTTGCCCTGGAACGCCGCCGCCCACCCCTGGGTGCGCTGGCCCTTC
This region includes:
- the rpmE gene encoding 50S ribosomal protein L31: MKTGIHPDYTIATVRCSCGATFQTRSTKPELKVEICSQCHPFYTGKQKLVDTGGRVERFEKKYGRRAPRA